The following is a genomic window from Mya arenaria isolate MELC-2E11 chromosome 4, ASM2691426v1.
CAGGCACAAATTCTGAGCAAAGTCGAACGTGTAATGTGCATGCTGAAAGTCAGTTGAGCATGGCTCGACTGGCTCTGTAGGGCGACCCGTGCCTCTCAATTCGTCCATAGCAGTAGTAACGCAGTCTTTGTACACCTAATTTGAATACAAAgacatgtacatataattttatgaaagtatgaaatatttagctcattcaatacaaattttaaacaaatatagtcTAATTTCAGCGactgttttcattgaaattgcaTCGAAGtacattagtttaaacatattttacaacgattgtgaaacaagttattacaacattatattaatcactctcgttggtcCGATTtcacgcgagagtgtggtcttgtgttgtggggggaacTGGagaacccacttgtccggcttggtgaccacaaccaaactcacatgcgcccgagccgggaatcgaactcgGGTCGTCTacgtgagaagcgagtgcgctaaccactgcgctaacttGACAACCCGAAGAAGTACATTAGGAGGGCAAACATATATAGTGTAGCCGAACGAAGTTCttctttcaatatatttccattgaATAATAcacttatcataataataacttCAACACCAATAAAATACCTTGTGCTCTTTTCTGGTCGCATTGGTGTGTCTCTCGACAAAAAAATCCTTGCTAATGATATAATTTAGCTTATTGCttcttgtttattatttcatgttCTTTTTATAACACGTTTACACGCTTCTTTACTTATCTTTCAATTATCCAATATTTTAGAATCTCAAAGACTCGGGCATGGGTCATTGTGACCATTCTTATGGTGGCCTGCATCGTCGCTTTGGCTTTGGGTCTTGCCCTCGGGCTTAGAGACGACGAAAAGGAGTACGTTTACGTACCCATGGAGTGCGAAACAGACGCCATGCCGTCTTCCTCCAGGTTAAAAAAGGACTCACCCTTGTATGTTAGACCCAGCGATACCAAAGAAGGCAACTACAGATTTGGAACGGTCGCAGCGGATTCCAGAATGTGCTCGTCAATGGGATCGTAAGTGTtgcttgttttttattgaatggaTGGCTGGTCAATAGTCAAAACCATATCCACGACAATGTGGAAAGACAAATTGCCATTTGAACTATAGCCCGAGTTTATGGAGGGAGAAGCGAACTATTACCCGAGGTTATGGAGGGAGAAGTGAACTATTGCCCGAGGTTATGGAGGGACAAGTAACATATTGCCCGAGGTTATGGAGGGACGAGTATATTATTGTCCGAGGTTATGGAGGGACAAATGAACTATTGACCAAGATTATACAGGGACTATTGTCCGATATCACATAACTATGACTCTCTTAGACTCGAAATCTATGGAACAAATCATATGGCAGAAATATTCTTTATTCACACAATATTATGCTTTCAAtcaagtaatgaattgcgggagtGATATCATTAGCGCGGTATGAACGCAGCTGGGCTGGTTAATGTGTGTAGAGTCCGATGGACTCCACGCATACTTTAATATGCCCTACTGCGTGCATatcctgataatgacatcaatcgcGTTATACCttacttatatttaaataatagttcataaatttattcaacaaatgttaaaacaatacttcatttcttttaagaaaaccttaccATTATTCTTTTCACACATTCCGTAAATATAACGTCCCGACCGTAatcggaaacagtttatcagaTTACGtaacaataacgcgggaaaaatcAATCAAATCCCCTCttaacgtaaaattgaaacacaactagcacaaatacatttaacatatcattgaTTTACAATTTgtaacatgttgatttaagttttttggggcctgctgacacaatacaaaaaataacaaatttcaatttacatgtgtattgtcatacgttgattcgcgatccgaacatgtTGTGctcatcggaaaatattcgcagTTGCCGAtcaaaggcagttcatttaagtaatgaaagttgaggtgtacaTATTTGAAGTTCTTTCCGCGGTGTTGCAAGACTGATTATGTTAAACTGCTGGTTTCTCTAATATAACCATTTTGGTTTATtacaactatttaaatattccGCACGCATGTGCATATTTGTTTAAGTTGTGGGGTATCTTAAAGCTTAAAGCTTGTTCTTTACTTGGTTTATTAGTCTAAACTATTTAGGGGTAAAAGCGAAAACATGAAATAGCGACATTAAAACATAAGCATATAACGTCCCCCCTCCCTCATCTCTCGATTTATACTTCACTTTTATAATCGAAATTTGCAATACTTAGTATTGTagttattataaacaataatataactagatttttattaaagtacagtaatatacggaccgatcgattTAACATGTACACTGAATGGCCACACTTATTTACGGTGTAATATTTACTGTTCAAAACCGTTGTTTCGTTGTTACGTACATTCTCGGACATCAGAGGTATGATGTTATTGCGTGCCACAggttatatttatcattatcaaacctctggtGAATGAGAATGTGTTACGTATTTAACAGTGGCAATCTAACTGGTCTCAATTGTTCGAGACTTCTTAAgttccttataacaggatcaagctaagctctatatttttgttttgctataatttgtttaatatttactactttaataatagtttttaaatgGCAATATAATAAGTTTTGGATTCCAAACTTATAATAAACCTTGCTATTTTGGAGTTGAATAAGAATGTAGATTCTAAACACTTAAGAGGGATGTCCCATACAGAAAAAAGATCTAGTCGAACATACAAAATGCCAGTTAGGAACaggaaaataatcatttcaaagaaaacatctgGAAAACTTTGCTTGGTCATTTTTAGTTCATATAGTAGATCGTAGTGTGGGGAAATACATCGTCTGCTCTGATCAGCCCTGTTTGTTTACTTATCTCCAGTGTGTGCTAAACATAGAACACTGAGTTTAACAGACATGTACATAGGTGAGGGAATTTACAATAAGCCACTCCCCATTTACTCGCTGCCGAGGCAGCGAATGTTGCCCCTTTAATAATGAGCTATCTTAATGATATTCACAATAAgccaattttcatttcatatttaagtgtgttttttgGCTAATAGAATTCAGCTACTTAAACCGGTTAGACTTAAGAAGTTTATATCAATGTGGGCCTGAATTTCAACACACTTTCAGAATGTATTAATCACTACAGTATACATTTTTCTGATCAGTGAGATGATGATACGTCACGGTGGGAGTGCGGTAGACGCTGCCATCACCGGTATCCTGTGCTCAGGAGTCTTCAACTTCCAGAGTTGTGGAATAGGAGGGGGCTTCTTTATGACATTCTACCGCAGGTTTGAGAAATGGTTTCATTCAACGCGTTTTGCCACAATAATTCCAACTTTGATCTCGCCTTTAGTTGAAGTTAGCACTTTATAGTTGCCTATCTATAATTTCATCGACTTTAAATGTAGGTTGTAATTCCACCTTAACACTAACTCAAAATAAGAGTGCAACCACTTACGCGATTTCACATTAGTAAATACATTTTCAGAGAGGATCAGAAGCGGTTTGCAGTGATGTCTAGGGAAATGGCACCAGGCGCGGCGAGCGAAGATATGTACGTCGACGGCAAGGCAAGCTCTACTGAGGGTGAGTAATTTTAAACTGCCAGCACGGAATAAAGAGTGTCCCAGTTGTGTGACGTTCGCTAAATTTAGACAAATCTAAGTTTTTCTTCCCTTACTCTGTTTAAAGCAGAAAAACGGTGGCTATTTTATTGTTCGCAGTTTTGGTTCTGCAAAGCACCGTAGCATCGCTAAATTATTTCGTTATCATACTTCTAATGCATCGATTTCATTCATGCTCTAATACCGCCAATTATGTAACATGTGCATGGACATAcaatcattttataaattttatttaaaacaagtgaACTATTTGACATTCTTCAGCATTTAATCTTAGGAAGACAGAATGGTGCCCTTTTCTTGACTACCAGGGCAGAAGGTTTGCTTCAAAAGAAGGATCTTGCAAAGTCTCTCTACTTCTACCACCGTATTTCATTGTATGTAATTCTGCATGGCTATGGCGTTGTTATAACATTAATGTCAATACAAATCATTATGTTATACTTATGCAAATTATACTTTATAGGCGCAATGGCGATAGGAATACCCGGGGAAATTAAGGGCCTTTACGAAGCGTGGACGCGCGGAGGTCGCCTTCCATGGGAAACATTATTCCGACCAATCATTCAACTCTGTGAGGATGGATATCCAGTAGGACCCCTGCTTgcaaaagatattaaaaataatgaaagattTTATCCGACCTATTCATCTCTGaggtttgtattttttgtataaatagtATGATAAAGCAGTTAGTTGAAAAAAACGTTCGTACAAAACagtgttaaagtgacactcagaTCTGAAATcattgcatacacatgtataacaagccTAAATTTTAAGTGATCAACGTTTAACttctattaataaataatgcatttatggaaaaatattaattactgataacaagattgtaaccgtgtacttaattgctgaaaatacacacatatatatattaaatgaatggtgagtgctaaaatattaacagtgaccaactatcatctcataagatagaaataccgtttatctgcacctttctttttaaattaaacacggtttccttcataagaacaattgtttgtgatttttattcatctttttcggtaaattaaaacaatagtattaattgtggaacATGACTCAatggggagtaagagtgcatctttaaacgaACGTTGTTATTGGAAATGTCCATTGCTTCTCCCTAGCTTTTTTAGTCAAGTGTTTTCTCCACAgtaaatttatctttgtttgGAACATAAGTGGATTCAGTTGTACAGAAAAACATAAGTGATTGCCACATAACCATCGTCGTTAACCAAGGTACTTTTTCCGTCACACTTcatacacaacgaagcatagctTAGTGTATACttggggtatccgacgatgccACATAACGTACTCTTTTAACATAACTAATATAGggattaatttttaatattcatattattcaaTTCATTATTCTATTCATGTTTCCAATACAATCTAATATTGTTCAAAAGTGTGCGTGCTTGTTCCATGTTAGAATTATATTCGCTCCGGGTGAAACCTCTTGGTACAATGTTTTGGTTAGTACCAGAAATGCACTTTAAGACTCTCGAAATGTTATCAACCATCTTGACCTTGTTACAGTCAAAacattaatgaacaaataaaatcataatacaaAGGGACACGCtcatgttttattgctaaatgCGTGTTTTTGTATGAGGATTTTGAGTGTAGCAAATCATTAGGACTGTTAGAACTAAGAcactgacggctggaacccttcaacatatgttgatatatgcttaCATATTGTCCACAGATCCacatatttgaataacataataacgcttttcaacaaaaggcATCAAGAATAAGTTATCCCTGTGTGTGTATGAGTCATTGTGGGCgtgtggttttgttgtcagttttctaacTTTTAtgtaccggcgtgggttcgttCACCACTAAAACAAGGAggtatttttatacttaaagtCAGTCTTTTTCGCAATTTCAGTATGAAAGAGTAGAGTAGTTGTAGTGTGCCTTTATAATATGCCATATGAGTTTCAGATGCCTTACCGGAAAAAagttggtgccaaaacatgatcgagtccctttaaaataacaaaaaatacttttccaTTTCTTCAACATAATATGCAGTAGTTATATAAGGTACTCAGAAAAACTGGATAAATTTCGAGAAATTTAGGTCAGGAAAACGAGTCTAAATATTCGTATACATGTACTTGgaaaatataaagtttttgtgtattttgtagGGCTCTAGTTACAAACGCCAACGGCGAACTTCTTAAAGAAGGTGACACCATCCGTCTTCCAAAGCTTGCGGAAACTATGAGGAAGATTTCCCAGGACCCTTTCACATTCTACAACGGGACTCTTGCCAAAGACATTGTCAAGGACATTCAGGATGAGGGTAAGCTTCTTATCCATTCTTAACCAACCTTTTGTTTCAAACTTGGTGTTTTGGGAATATATTTTTTGGCGAAAATTTACCAAGTTACAGTGTTCTTTTATGACCTCGTAATTTCCATCATTCGAAAAGTTATCATTctttattccaaatttaataattatgcatttaaacatCGGACAATCGGACATTAGAAGTTTTCATAATTCATTTATCACGAAAAAAAACACCGAGGCTGAACGCGAAAGTTTCTAAATTATACAAACTTATTACAGAagcataacaaacatttatcttGCAGTGATAGGAACATTTCATAGAGAAATACTGTAATTTTGAAACTAGTTTCCTCACATTTTGTAGAgtataagtaaaaacaattatgtttgaCATTGAATTTTAATGCTTTACTTTTCGTTAAAAGTGTGGGTATACAGAACAacgattaaaaaataattctgcaTTTGGAGAAAATCTGGCGTTATACCAATAACATGATTAAACTGTTCGttaatacagtcaaaccctgttGGCTTGAATTCGTTTGGGTCGAtttactcgttggctcgaacaggATATAAATGACCCATTTCTTTATACTGGAGGTAAGAactcccgcttggctcgaattgtCCGAGGTTCGAGGTATTTGCGCCGGTCCCTTGGAGATCGAGCCAACGGAGGTTCGACTGTTGTATAATTCTGGCAGGATGTTTACAAGGGATCGAATTCTTAAGTGAACTTATCGTTTAGGTGGTATCATAACGGAACAGGACCTACAGCAGTACTTCTCGGCAGTGAAGTCACCCATTGAGTTGCAAATGAGCGGTGGTTATACCGCGATTGCACCTCCCCCACCCTCCAGCGGGGGCGTTCTTATACTGATCCTCAACATTTTAAACGGTTAGTGGTCTTTactttaatgcaccagtcaattgtaaccaaagcCCTCAGGTCTggggggatagcgggggaaaagGGCCatgttttaccttccaggtgggcccgcagtgccgagtgattgcggtggttttgtttccGCGcagaaaatagcggggaatgggccttacataggatgtccccggggtgcggggcatttggcggggattttaccagcagtttgtccccacagggcggagattttacctgAGATTGAtggaccggaagtcaaagtcctcggtattcccggacctggggtcgtagttacaattgactagttcATAACTGAGATACAAAATGTGTCATACCGAACAAAGAGGGCCGTTTatttagaactttgttaaagttaataacgttgttaacttcattAATGTTAACTTCATTAATGTTGACTTCATTAATGTTAACTTCATTAATGTTAACTTCATTAATGTTAACTTCGAAATCGTTACTGTTTTATACGTTAGTTGGGTATACTCGTGATTTGCAGAATTTCTAGAAAGTTTCGGATCAAATGTGTCAGCtgtactttttaatatttatatgaaagagCCTCAAATAGCCTCAAAaagttcacgtttaaaagttaacaatgacgAAGTAAACCCAGTTGATCACATTAGCAAATATCTAAAACATAGACCCATATTCTCTTACGTAACAGtatatgattatttcaattCGATCATTAAAATTTTTAGCAAATTATGCACACTGATTAAGAATATGGATACATAATAAGGTTCAATCTATTCATGTATCTTATCAATGAGCGTATCTATCTATTACGATTATCTTGCCGATACGTCAAAGTAATAAGGATTCCAAAGAAAACTCTGTCTTTTATGACGTCACTGGTTGTATTTtagatgtatgtatgtatttctttagaccttgcagtcaaggataacccgtgaagtgcaagcacttatttccaacggggtcatttgtttttgctgaagggccAGCAGGCTGAAGAGAcggtggtgggatacaaggacgtccgggtgcgataccctagctcttttcgaagagaccccttggttctttaacgtgctcgatgtaaagcaccgatacacgggatacaactttcctgggttgaaccagtactgagtacatcacttttccaagcactaccctttaaatgccgagcgccaggcaagggagctacttgtaccaacttttagcgtcttttggtatgacacGGCCGGGGATATAACCCACctcctcccgctccgtaggcggacgcttaaccactaggccacggagacggatATAACAATCTGTCAATCCCACGTTTGATGCACATCAAAGTAATAGGTATTCCAAATCAAAGTCTCCCCTTATTTACGTTACTGACTATGTTTTAGGTTACAAATTGACAAGCGAAAACTTTATGGACAACGAAGGGGCCACAGAGACGCTCCATAGAGTGATAGAATCATTTAAACATGGATTTTCACTCCGATCCAACTTGGGGGACTCCGACATGGAAGACTCTACATTTAAAGCTAATGTCCAAGAGGTAAACTAAGTATTTTGATATTCatgcaccatttcagaccagatattgttaaaattttcttgttGGACTTCCCCGAAAcccccctgccaacatttttaaccaaaataaagTTCGGTTCGGAGGGgagcgcaagtcaaaaggttacgcccttAAGTTACGCCCCCCTAGTGTCAAATCCTGGAGCCGCCCTTGTCATGTATAATGTATGACAATGCTCGCcaagaaaatgttttagaatgtttTAATGTACGTTTGACAACTGTTATAGGTTTTCagatatgtatttcattgaagACCGTACTgtagtatatattttgaattacatatacatgtactggtaAATCTGCATTTTAAAGCAGTTTCCTTCtcaagttttaatattttgaatgcgGTTCTTGCTGGATAAAAGGAAAACATGTTGTATTTAGAGTGTACTATACTACAAATGAGCTAGAACCACCTTCTATAATTAGTTTAACACAAAAATTCAAGTGCAATTGTTTGTCTGCGAAAATCACGTGACTAGTAAAGTTCTCTATTGCTTTAACACATAGGAATAATATGGCAGGCAGAGGCGAACATAAGGCCTTAGAAACTTGTATTCGCGATGATTCTATGTGAGTTTAGggacttttatatgcacattacacacactTAATTATTCTTGCAACgattataataaaatcaagcagTACACACTGCATGTTATTTAGATAAACACCAAACTTGCTctgattaaaataatacaaactttgagttgttcaaagtgtttgagtagcTATTAGCTTGTATTGCATTTCtgggttatttaaattttgtcatttttcaaaaagttgtaGGTccaggcctacaaggcctatatgtagctacgccactgtcATGGTGGTTCGGTGTCATGTCAATTATAACATACCCGCGGATTTTTCAGCTGATTGCAAATATGACGTCACCAGATTTCGCTGCAGCGAAAAGGGCAAAAATTACCAGAAACACCCATGAGACAAGTTACTACGAGCCGGCATTTGATTTCGCCATCCCCGACGCAGGAACCAGCCACCTGTCGGTTCTTGGTCCGAACGGTGACGCTGTATCAATCACGAGTACAGTAAATCTGTAGtaagtatatataaattgtCGAATTATTCTGTGCTTTACATATTCTGAAAATCTATGTCTGATTATAAAGTAGTGAACCTAACCCTAACCATAAAACCATATAATATGTAACATATCATCGTCGAATACACTGGTACCCCAAATTTCGTTAAGCTTTATGACATACAATAAGTTAAACGGGATAATTGCTCGGGGAATGCTGTGGATGAAATCAGatacagtcgaactccgttggctcgaactcccaggaacCGGAGAAAAAACCTCGAGCATCAGAagattcgagccaagcgggaatgcttacctttagTAGAAATAAGTCTGTCCTTAACaatcagttcgagccaacgaggaaatcgagccaagcgagttcgagccaacggggttcgactgtatatgtgTATAACACCATTTCCTACTTACCATAGCGACGTTTTTTATAGgcgtttgaaaaaaatatcaattatattgtGTGCATATCACTTTAAATTCTTTAACCATCTTAACTTCTCAATTTTGCTACACCAAACTTAACTTTGcttaaataacaatgtttaGGCAAATAACCACTAACATTTGTATCTTTTTCAGTTTTGGCTCCAAGGTGGTGGGAAACAGAACGGGCATCGTTTTTAACAACCAAATGGACGACTTCTCAACGCCAAACACaacaaactattttaatgtCCCAGCGTCTCCTGCAAACTTCATCAAGCCTTACAAGCGGCCAATGTCGTCCATTTCACCGACCATAGTTCTGAATGAAAATGGTGATGTTGTCTTGGTAACGGGAGCTTCTGGAGGAACACGCATTCTTACTTCAACGGCTTtggtaattcattttttttggcgAACGTTGTCATTAGAATGTTTAACAAGATTGGAAACGTCGAAGTgtaatcaattatatttataaattattctcCAAACAATGCTTTACATTGGTTAAGTACAGATCTAGCTATCTTTCCATTCCATtcttgatgatgatgatga
Proteins encoded in this region:
- the LOC128231584 gene encoding glutathione hydrolase 1 proenzyme-like, giving the protein MGEKISKTRAWVIVTILMVACIVALALGLALGLRDDEKEYVYVPMECETDAMPSSSRLKKDSPLYVRPSDTKEGNYRFGTVAADSRMCSSMGSEMMIRHGGSAVDAAITGILCSGVFNFQSCGIGGGFFMTFYRREDQKRFAVMSREMAPGAASEDMYVDGKASSTEGAMAIGIPGEIKGLYEAWTRGGRLPWETLFRPIIQLCEDGYPVGPLLAKDIKNNERFYPTYSSLRALVTNANGELLKEGDTIRLPKLAETMRKISQDPFTFYNGTLAKDIVKDIQDEGGIITEQDLQQYFSAVKSPIELQMSGGYTAIAPPPPSSGGVLILILNILNGYKLTSENFMDNEGATETLHRVIESFKHGFSLRSNLGDSDMEDSTFKANVQELIANMTSPDFAAAKRAKITRNTHETSYYEPAFDFAIPDAGTSHLSVLGPNGDAVSITSTVNLYFGSKVVGNRTGIVFNNQMDDFSTPNTTNYFNVPASPANFIKPYKRPMSSISPTIVLNENGDVVLVTGASGGTRILTSTALSVIETMWLGLGMKEAIEYPRFHHQLLPLELRIEEDMPQAIMNGLRERGHKFELNTNLGSAVQAILRRPSSNGVYDSKDIYAYSDPVKYGLPDGA